One segment of Triticum aestivum cultivar Chinese Spring chromosome 2A, IWGSC CS RefSeq v2.1, whole genome shotgun sequence DNA contains the following:
- the LOC123185968 gene encoding uncharacterized protein codes for MEECSYATRSSAAPRKPCAEELPSTHPASTEGPASTAAASHDRLTWRSAAAALSLRLRAQRRRSPFVSVRGGGGGGVHAHSRRMVPRAVLVAGSIPARTRRPPRLGLHGPTTFLLRRRFGLGSTPCRGRCPRRLSPPAVSPSCQCYRRALGTARRNPRATSSHSSSRRHCPPWTMANLVCVSWQMQFSEHGNFQF; via the exons ATGGAGGAGTGCAGCTACGCGACGAGGAGCTCCGCTGCTCCGCGGAAGCCTTGCGCCGAGGAGCTCCCCTCCACCCACCCCGCATCGACGGAGGGCCCTGCTTCGACGGCTGCGGCCTCCCATGACCGCCTGACATggaggagtgcggcggcggcgctctCCCTTCGTCTCCGTGCGCAGCGGCGGCGCTCTCCCTTCGTCTCcgtgcgtggcggcggcggcggaggtgtgcATGCGCACAGCAGAAGGATGGTGCCGCGAGCAGTTTTGGTGGCGGGTTCGATTCCGGCGAGGACAAGAAGGCCGCCGCGCTTGGGGCTGCACGGTCCGACGACGTTTCTGCTACGCAGGCGATTTGGGCTCGGCTCCACCCCCTGCAGAGGCCGGTGCCCTCGACGACTATCGCCTCCTGCCGTGAGCCCGAGCTGCCAGTGCTACCGCCGCGCTCTTGGTACTGCTCGTCGCAACCCCAGAGCAAcctcctcccactcctccagccggcgccaCTGCCCTCCATG GACCATGGCAAACTTAGTGTGTGTATCATGGCAAATGCAATTTTCGGAGCATGGCAATTTCCAATTTTAA
- the LOC123190268 gene encoding villin-4 — translation MSISMKNLDPAFRGAGQKDGLEIWRIENFKPVPVPTSSHGKFYMGDSYIILKTTALKNGSFRHDIHYWLGKDTSQDEAGTAAILTVELDAALGGRAVQYRESQGNETEKLLSYFRPCIMPQPGGVASGFNHVEVNEQEHVTRLYVCRGKHVVHVKEVPFARSSLNHDDIFILDTKSKIFQFNGSNSCIQERGKALEVVQYIKDTFHEGKCEVAAVEDGKLMADAEAGEFWALFGGFAPLPRKTASEETGEETEAAVKLLCFNQGQLEPIGFESLTHDLLETNKCYLLDCGAQMYVWMGRTTSLQQRKGASEAAEKLLTGDSRTKSHVMKMIEGYETVTFKSKFNEWPPTPDLKLSSEDGRGKVAALLKSQGLDVKGLMKSAPVTEEPESYIDCTGHLQVWRVNGNAKTLLASSEQSKFYTGDCYIFQYTYTGEDKEECLIGTWFGNKSVEEERVAAISLASKMVQAAKFQATMARLYEGKEPIQFFVIFQSLQVFKGGLSSGYKKFIAENGLDDDSYSEAGLALFRIQGSGPENMQAIQVDAVSSSLNSSYCYVLHDGNSVFTWIGNLTTSLDQELIERQLDAIKSDLPSRSQKEGRETDKFWELLGGKVKYSNKKIETEQESDPRLFSCILPKDGNLRVKEVYHFTQDDLIAEDVFVLDCHSYIFVWFGQEVDAKVKTQAMDIGEKFLVRDFLRENLSRETTIFTVSEGSEPQFFTRFFTWDSAKSLMHGSSYQRKLAILKGGATKLLDKPKRRTPAVSGRGAAQDKAQRSRSMSTSPECHRVRGRSPAFAALTSAFEKPSTRNLSTPPPAVKKLFPKSTGPDTSKEAAISELTSSLEGPLKRTIPKSVKASQEAGKAIQEEDGAGDDEPEDDEGRTVFPYERLVTTSEDPALDIDITQREIYLSTAEFREKLGMKRTAFYKLPKWKQNKLKSAVQLF, via the exons ATGTCTATTTCTATGAAGAATTTGGATCCGGCTTTCCGCGGGGCTGGACAGAAGGA CGGTTTGGAGATATGGCGTATTGAAAATTTCAAGCCAGTTCCTGTACCGACATCTTCACATGGAAAATTTTACATGGGTGATTCATATATCATCTTAAAG ACAACAGCCTTGAAAAACGGTTCCTTCCGCCATGATATCCATTATTGGCTTGGTAAAGATACTAGTCAG GATGAAGCAGGAACTGCTGCAATTTTAACTGTGGAGCTTGACGCTGCACTTGGAGGGCGTGCTGTCCAGTACCGGGAATCGCAAGGCAATGAAACTGAAAAGTTGCTCTCATATTTTAGACCATGTATCATGCCACAGCCAGGAGGGGTAGCTTCTGGGTTCAATCATGTAGAAGTCAATGAGCAGGAGCACGTTACCAGGTTATATGTGTGCAGAGGAAAGCATGTTGTTCATGTTAAGGAG GTTCCTTTTGCTCGATCTTCCCTCAACCACGACGACATATTTATTTTGGATACCAAGTCCAAAATATTCCAGTTCAATGGCTCCAACTCATGTATTCAAGAGAGAGGAAAAGCTCTCGAAGTTGTGCAGTATATCAAAGATACTTTCCATGAGGGGAAGTGTGAAGTCGCAGCTGTTG AGGATGGAAAGTTGATGGCTGATGCCGAAGCTGGTGAATTTTGGGCTTTGTTTGGTGGCTTTGCTCCTCTTCCGAGGAAGACAGCTTCAGAGGAGACTGGGGAAGAAACAGAAGCTGCAGTCAAATTGCTATG TTTTAATCAAGGACAGCTGGAGCCTATTGGTTTTGAATCGTTGACGCATGATTTGCTTGAGACAAACAAATGCTACTTGTTAGATTGTGGTGCTCAAATGTATGTTTGGATGGGCAGAACTACTTCTTTGCAACAGAGGAAAGGTGCAAGTGAAGCTGCCGAG AAATTGCTCACTGGTGATAGCCGAACAAAATCACATGTTATGAAAATGATTGAGGGATACGAAACAGTAACGTTCAAGTCAAAATTTAATGAGTGGCCACCAACTCCTGATTTGAAATTGTCGTCTGAGGACGGAAGAGGCAAAGTTGCAG CTCTCCTCAAAAGTCAAGGATTAGATGTCAAGGGCTTGATGAAAAGTGCACCTGTAACAGAAGAACCTGAGTCTTATATTGATTGCACTGGTCATTTACAG GTCTGGCGTGTAAATGGAAATGCCAAGACTCTTCTGGCATCATCCGAACAATCAAAATTTTACACTGGAGATTGCTACATTTTTCAATACACATATACTGGAGAGGACAAAGAGGAATGTCTTATTGGAACATGGTTTGGGAATAAGAGTGTTGAG GAGGAGAGGGTTGCAGCAATTTCACTGGCTAGCAAGATGGTTCAGGCTGCAAAATTCCAGGCTACCATG GCTCGCCTTTATGAAGGGAAAGAACCAATTCAGTTCTTTGTCATATTTCAGAGTCTCCAAGTGTTTAAG GGTGGTCTTAGCTCTGGATACAAGAAATTCATTGCTGAAAATGGTCTGGATGATGATAGTTACTCTGAAGCTGGACTAGCGCTATTCCGGATTCAAGGCTCAGGACCAGAAAACATGCAAGCAATTCAAGTAGATGCA GTGTCTTCATCCTTAAATTCGTCATATTGTTACGTTCTACATGATGGAAACAGTGTGTTCACATGGATTGGGAACCTGACTACCTCACTGGATCAGGAGTTAATTGAGAGACAGCTAGATGCAATTAAG TCAGATCTGCCATCCAGATCACAGAAGGAGGGCAGAGAAACTGATAAATTCTGGGAATTACTGGGTGGTAAAGTGAAGTATTCAAACAAGAAAATAGAAACAGAGCAGGAAAGTGACCCTCGTCTTTTTTCATGCATCTTACCCAAAG ATGGCAACTTGAGG GTCAAAGAAGTATATCACTTTACTCAGGATGATCTGATAGCAGAGGATGTTTTTGTTCTAGATTGTCACTCGTACATATTTGTTTGGTTCGGTCAGGAGGTTGATGCTAAAGTGAAAACACAAGCTATGGATATTGGAGAG AAATTTCTCGTGCGCGATTTCCTTAGGGAAAATCTCTCCCGGGAAACAACGATTTTCACTGTCTCGGAAGGAAGTGAGCCTCAATTTTTTACTAGGTTCTTCACCTGGGACTCTGCAAAATCTTTG ATGCATGGCAGTTCATACCAAAGGAAGCTTGCCATTTTAAAGGGTGGAGCAACTAAATTGCTTGAT AAACCAAAACGCCGAACACCAGCAGTTTCAGGAAGAGGTGCAGCACAAGATAAAGCTCAGCGCTCAAGAAGCATGTCCACCAGCCCGGAGTGCCACCGCGTTCGAGGCAGATCTCCGGCCTTTGCAGCATTAACTTCTGCCTTTGAGAAACCTAGTACCAGGAATCTTTCCACCCCTCCCCCTGCTGTTAAAAAGCTTTTCCCTAAATCAACCGGACCTGATACGTCGAAAGAGGCAGCTATCAGTGAGCTCACCAGTTCTTTGGAGGGTCCCTTGAAAAGAACAATACCGAAGTCAGTAAAAG CGAGCCAAGAGGCAGGGAAGGCAATACAGGAGGAAGATGGCGCAGGCGACGACGAGCCAGAGGATGACGAGGGGCGTACAGTCTTCCCGTACGAACGCCTGGTAACCACATCCGAGGATCCTGCGCTCGACATCGACATCACCCAGCGAGAG ATCTACTTATCGACGGCCGAGTTCCGCGAGAAGTTGGGCATGAAAAGGACAGCGTTCTACAAGCTCCCCAAGTGGAAGCAGAACAAGCTGAAATCTGCAGTGCAGCTCTTTTAG
- the LOC123185967 gene encoding uncharacterized protein produces MARSARSMAFFVLVAVAVRAISAVTDGLLPNGDFAQGPDRSEMNGTVVTARHAIPRWEISGFVEYIAPGHREEDMILPLPPGASAVRLGNDATIRQQLNVSRHMFYSVSFMAARSCAQAEKLNVSVDPEFGLLPIQTVYTSTGWDTYSWAFKARHGTGWLTIHNTGVEEDPACGPLLIAVAIKTLYAPHHTKGNMLRNGDFEQGPYIFPGTRWGVLVPPITEDVHSPLSGWTVMSDTKVVKYVDAPHHAVPRGARAVELVAGRESALVQEVRTVPGRTYRLSFAVGDAANGCSGSLVVEAYAGRGTLRVPYESLGTGGSTPAALEFTAVANETRVVFQSSSHLMKSDATLCGPVVDDVSLVPVRVHAARRLRL; encoded by the exons ATGGCGAGGAGCGCGCGCTCGATGGCGTTCTTTGTGCTCGTCGCCGTGGCCGTCCGAGCCATCTCCGCCGTCACCGACG GGCTGTTGCCCAACGGGGACTTCGCGCAGGGGCCGGACAGGTCGGAGATGAACGGCACGGTGGTGACCGCGCGCCACGCCATACCGCGCTGGGAGATCTCCGGGTTCGTGGAGTACATCGCGCCCGGGCACAGGGAGGAGGACATGATCCTGCCGTTGCCGCCCGGCGCGTCGGCCGTGCGGCTGGGCAACGACGCCACCATCCGGCAGCAGCTCAACGTCAGCCGCCACATGTTCTATTCCGTCTCCTTCATGGCCGCGCGGTCGTGCGCCCAGGCCGAGAAGCTCAACGTGTCGGTCGACCCCGAGTTCGGCCTGCTCCCGATCCAGACCGTGTACACCAGCACCGGCTGGGACACCTACTCCTGGGCCTTCAAGGCCAGGCACGGCACCGGGTGGCTGACCATCCACAACACCGGCGTCGAGGAGGACCCGGCGTGCGGCCCCCTCCTGATCGCCGTCGCCATCAAGACCCTCTACGCCCCCCACCACACCAAGG GTAACATGCTGAGGAACGGGGACTTCGAGCAGGGGCCGTACATCTTCCCCGGCACCCGGTGGGGCGTGCTGGTGCCGCCGATCACGGAGGACGTGCACTCGCCGCTGTCGGGCTGGACTGTCATGTCGGACACCAAGGTGGTCAAGTACGTGGACGCGCCGCACCACGCGGTGCCGCGGGGCGCGCGCGCCGTGGAGCTGGTGGCCGGCCGGGAGAGCGCGCTGGTGCAGGAGGTGCGCACCGTGCCGGGGCGGACGTACAGGCTCTCCTTCGCCGTGGGGGACGCCGCCAACGGCTGCAGCGGGTCCCTGGTGGTGGAGGCGTACGCGGGGCGGGGGACCCTGAGGGTGCCCTATGAGTCCCTCGGCACGGGCGGCTCCACGCCCGCGGCGCTCGAGTTCACGGCCGTCGCCAACGAGACGCGCGTGGTGTTCCAGAGCTCCAGCCACCTCATGAAGTCCGACGCCACGCTGTGCGGGCCCGTCGTCGACGACGTCTCCCTCGTCCCGGTGCGCGTGCACGCTGCCCGCCGGCTGCGTTTGTAG